One Sphingobacteruim zhuxiongii DNA window includes the following coding sequences:
- a CDS encoding efflux RND transporter periplasmic adaptor subunit has product MDRPIKQKTWNTKRILTVGGVIALVGLIGASYYYTSGNSKLNVEAERISIFEVKEDTFQEFIPINGTVLPISSIYLDASVGGRVEEKYVEDGAHLRKGDPIMRLSNTDLELSLINQETQVLNLLTQAQIAQTSAQQATINNRNQMADVEQALKESERVYNLNKKLLSEKAIGSQEYQKSLNEFNYQKERVGLTNQIVKQDEVSNAQKLSQDRETYKRTQSALQLMRQKVGDLILRAPVDGQLTSFDAEIGQNKTAGERLGQIDVLTGFKVRAEIDEHYINRIFPDLKGQFSIDDKPYEIRIKKVYTQVKDGRFLVDMEFIGARPESIRRGQTLPIRLALSDKTKAVLLAKGGFNQLTGGNWIFKLDKAGNTAYRTDIQLGRQNPEYYEVLGGLKPGDKVVISSYETYDKIQELKIKQ; this is encoded by the coding sequence ATGGACAGACCAATTAAACAGAAGACATGGAATACCAAGCGGATCTTAACGGTTGGCGGCGTGATTGCATTAGTTGGCTTAATCGGTGCTAGTTATTATTACACTAGCGGAAACAGCAAACTAAACGTGGAAGCAGAACGTATTTCCATCTTTGAAGTTAAAGAAGATACCTTTCAAGAATTTATACCAATCAATGGAACAGTTCTTCCAATTAGCAGCATCTATTTAGATGCCTCGGTTGGCGGGCGCGTAGAAGAGAAATATGTAGAGGATGGCGCACATTTGAGAAAAGGAGATCCCATAATGCGACTATCAAATACCGATTTAGAACTTAGTTTAATTAATCAGGAGACCCAGGTTTTAAACCTATTGACGCAAGCTCAGATCGCACAGACCAGCGCACAACAAGCGACAATAAATAACCGCAACCAAATGGCGGATGTAGAACAGGCACTGAAAGAATCGGAACGTGTATACAACTTAAATAAAAAACTGCTTTCGGAAAAAGCTATAGGTTCGCAGGAATATCAAAAATCTTTGAATGAATTCAATTATCAAAAAGAGCGAGTTGGTTTGACCAATCAAATTGTTAAACAGGATGAAGTTTCCAATGCACAGAAACTAAGTCAAGACCGCGAAACCTATAAGCGTACGCAAAGCGCCTTACAGTTAATGCGCCAAAAAGTTGGTGATTTAATCCTAAGAGCACCTGTAGATGGTCAATTAACGTCATTTGATGCAGAGATTGGGCAAAACAAAACAGCTGGCGAACGTTTGGGGCAAATTGATGTGCTGACTGGCTTTAAAGTCCGTGCAGAGATTGATGAGCATTATATCAACCGTATTTTTCCTGATTTGAAAGGACAATTTAGTATTGATGATAAACCCTATGAAATACGTATAAAGAAAGTCTACACACAGGTTAAAGATGGTCGCTTTCTAGTCGATATGGAATTTATAGGCGCAAGGCCGGAGAGTATTCGTCGCGGTCAAACCCTCCCTATTCGCTTGGCTTTGAGTGATAAAACCAAGGCCGTATTGCTAGCAAAAGGTGGCTTTAATCAACTAACTGGCGGCAACTGGATTTTCAAATTGGATAAAGCCGGCAACACAGCCTATCGTACGGACATTCAACTAGGTCGACAAAACCCCGAATACTATGAAGTCTTAGGCGGTCTAAAGCCAGGTGATAAAGTCGTCATTTCAAGTTATGAAACGTACGATAAGATTCAAGAATTAAAAATAAAACAGTAG
- a CDS encoding ABC transporter permease, with the protein MFKIAFRNLKKNRGFTVINITGLAIGMAAAILIMLWVRSEVTFDRQHQFLDRIYVIGNKAAWGEKIQVWFWTPRVMARALETEFPEVEHAVRVENAGEDLLTVGENKLNKEKGLYADEQFFKLFNYDVISGDIKTALSNLNNIVITEELAIKLFKSTDVVGKIIKRNKDEQFTVSAVLTDIPSNSMYNKTSYFLSMKYLDARYPSNVEWNNNTLQTFVLLKEGTNADQFGRNMTGFLKKHTETNADNVINALSDFHLYRTYENGVLVGGRIDTVRVFILIAAFILLIACINFMNLSTAQSEKRAKEVGIRKVVGAGKASLIKQFLSESILLSSIAGVLALIIVFLALPSYSQLVDRTLTIPYSSLFFWMAMILFIVVTGLIAGSYPAFFLSSFKPIRVLKGKFVFKVNKFSTRKVLVVSQFVIAIVLIVSTIVIRKQIQYAQDREVGFNKERLMFTIEQGDFQKNFKSIKQELLEQGIASSVTRTMSPITQRRSNSNGFEWAGKLKDNTVIFNRSAADDKLVETMGLELIKGRDFDLSKYPTDSAGAIINETAAKEIGFKDPIGQIIKDGSQSFQVIGVIKDFIQESPYDPIAPLIIEGAKGMLAITHIKFKPEIHTREALDKTEAILKKYNPDYPFEYAFVDDDYAKKFDESEKTGQLASLFASLTIFISCLGLFGLSAFMAENKTKEIGIRKVLGASIFSVTSMLSKEFIILVIIACLIAFPIAYWAMNTYLSSYAYRISISWEIFAITAFTSILIAILTISYQSIKAAIANPINSLRDE; encoded by the coding sequence ATGTTTAAAATAGCCTTTCGAAACCTAAAAAAGAATAGAGGATTCACTGTCATCAATATTACTGGATTAGCTATCGGTATGGCCGCTGCAATCTTGATTATGCTTTGGGTTCGTAGTGAAGTCACTTTTGATCGTCAGCATCAATTTTTAGATCGCATCTATGTAATTGGAAACAAAGCTGCATGGGGTGAAAAAATACAAGTATGGTTCTGGACTCCACGCGTTATGGCGCGAGCACTAGAAACCGAGTTTCCCGAAGTCGAACATGCGGTTCGTGTCGAGAATGCTGGAGAAGATCTATTAACGGTCGGAGAAAACAAATTAAACAAAGAAAAAGGACTTTATGCAGACGAACAGTTCTTTAAACTCTTCAATTATGATGTTATTTCAGGGGATATAAAAACTGCGCTCTCCAACCTCAATAATATTGTTATCACCGAAGAATTGGCAATTAAACTATTTAAGAGCACTGATGTTGTTGGCAAGATAATCAAGCGTAACAAGGATGAGCAATTTACCGTTTCTGCGGTACTTACAGACATTCCCTCGAATAGCATGTACAATAAAACGAGTTATTTTTTATCAATGAAATACCTCGACGCCCGCTATCCATCGAACGTTGAATGGAATAACAATACCCTGCAAACCTTTGTACTTTTGAAAGAAGGTACGAACGCAGACCAATTTGGGAGAAATATGACAGGTTTCTTGAAAAAACACACAGAAACTAACGCCGACAATGTCATTAATGCCTTATCAGACTTTCACTTATATAGAACATACGAAAATGGCGTATTAGTTGGTGGTCGTATTGATACGGTTCGCGTTTTTATCCTTATCGCAGCTTTCATTTTATTAATAGCATGTATTAATTTCATGAATTTAAGTACTGCGCAAAGTGAGAAAAGAGCCAAAGAAGTTGGAATTCGTAAGGTTGTAGGTGCTGGGAAAGCTTCGCTAATCAAACAGTTTCTGTCAGAATCCATTCTGCTCTCTAGTATTGCTGGGGTACTCGCTTTAATTATTGTATTTCTTGCGCTCCCTAGCTATTCTCAGCTCGTCGACCGTACCCTAACAATCCCCTATAGCAGTTTATTCTTTTGGATGGCAATGATACTGTTTATTGTTGTTACCGGACTTATAGCGGGGAGCTATCCTGCTTTCTTTCTTTCTTCGTTCAAACCCATACGCGTTCTTAAGGGGAAATTTGTATTCAAAGTAAATAAGTTTAGTACGCGAAAAGTGCTCGTTGTAAGCCAATTTGTCATTGCTATTGTACTTATCGTTAGCACAATTGTAATTCGTAAGCAAATCCAATATGCTCAAGATCGGGAAGTCGGTTTTAATAAAGAACGTTTAATGTTTACAATTGAGCAGGGTGACTTCCAAAAAAACTTTAAGTCTATCAAACAAGAGTTACTTGAACAGGGAATCGCAAGTAGTGTAACACGTACGATGTCTCCCATCACACAACGTCGGAGCAATAGTAATGGCTTTGAATGGGCGGGAAAATTAAAGGATAATACAGTTATTTTCAATCGCTCGGCGGCAGATGATAAACTTGTTGAAACAATGGGATTAGAACTCATTAAAGGAAGAGACTTCGACCTCAGCAAATACCCCACAGACTCGGCTGGAGCTATTATTAACGAAACTGCAGCTAAGGAAATTGGTTTTAAAGATCCGATTGGGCAAATTATAAAAGACGGCAGTCAATCTTTCCAGGTCATTGGCGTGATTAAAGATTTTATTCAAGAATCGCCGTATGATCCAATAGCACCTTTGATTATAGAGGGAGCGAAAGGCATGCTCGCCATAACACATATCAAATTTAAACCGGAAATACATACCCGAGAAGCTTTGGATAAAACAGAAGCTATCTTAAAGAAGTACAATCCAGATTATCCCTTTGAGTATGCATTTGTTGATGATGACTACGCAAAGAAATTTGATGAATCAGAAAAAACCGGTCAATTGGCATCCTTGTTTGCTAGTTTAACCATCTTTATCTCCTGCCTAGGCTTATTTGGATTATCGGCATTTATGGCCGAGAATAAAACTAAAGAAATTGGAATTCGTAAGGTTTTGGGGGCATCAATTTTCTCTGTAACTAGCATGCTGTCCAAAGAATTTATCATTCTAGTAATAATTGCATGTCTCATCGCATTCCCAATAGCTTATTGGGCGATGAATACTTACTTAAGCAGTTACGCTTATCGTATCTCCATCAGCTGGGAGATATTTGCAATCACAGCATTCACTTCGATCTTAATAGCAATTTTAACCATTAGCTATCAATCGATAAAAGCCGCTATTGCAAATCCGATAAATAGCCTTAGAGACGAATAA
- a CDS encoding ABC transporter ATP-binding protein translates to MIKITNLQKFYRTEEVETVALNDVNIHVKEGEFVAVMGPSGCGKSTLLNIVGLLDDLDEGSYLFNNIEVAKFKENKRSDLRKHNIGFVFQSFNLIDELTVFENVELPLVYTNVPAAERKKRVEEVLEKVQIMHRRNHFPQQLSGGQQQRVAVARAVVNNPKLILADEPTGNLDSSNGNEVMQLLTELNEAGTTIVMVTHSEHDAKFADRVIRMLDGQVILETSSVV, encoded by the coding sequence ATGATCAAGATAACTAACCTACAGAAATTCTATCGCACCGAGGAAGTGGAAACAGTAGCGCTTAACGATGTGAACATACATGTGAAAGAGGGCGAATTTGTGGCTGTCATGGGCCCTTCTGGCTGCGGAAAATCAACATTGTTAAATATTGTCGGTCTATTAGATGATTTAGATGAGGGTAGCTATCTATTTAACAATATTGAAGTCGCAAAATTTAAGGAAAATAAGCGTTCCGATTTGCGGAAGCACAACATTGGATTTGTATTCCAATCGTTCAATTTGATTGATGAATTAACTGTTTTCGAAAACGTGGAACTTCCCTTAGTTTACACGAATGTACCTGCTGCAGAACGCAAGAAGCGTGTGGAAGAAGTGCTTGAGAAAGTACAAATTATGCATCGTAGAAACCACTTTCCACAGCAACTTTCAGGAGGTCAACAACAGCGTGTTGCTGTTGCACGTGCGGTAGTTAATAATCCGAAACTTATTCTTGCCGATGAGCCCACGGGTAACCTAGACTCTAGCAATGGTAATGAAGTTATGCAACTCCTGACCGAACTCAATGAAGCCGGAACAACTATCGTTATGGTAACTCACTCGGAACATGATGCTAAGTTTGCTGACCGTGTAATTCGGATGCTGGATGGGCAGGTAATTTTAGAAACATCCTCCGTTGTTTAG